The proteins below come from a single Rhodanobacter sp. LX-99 genomic window:
- the tatB gene encoding Sec-independent protein translocase protein TatB: protein MIEISFGKLVLLALIALIVLGPEKLPGVARTAGALLRRMRSGWDDVRAEVERELQIEEIKRNAREVAARAEAAQTELDATLQQVRDMRNAAPARDEAVAGEVAPATEATAADEPDNATGDLFAGMGGPATTAPKEPPHGHA, encoded by the coding sequence ATGATCGAGATCAGCTTCGGCAAGCTGGTTCTGCTCGCGCTCATCGCGCTGATCGTGCTCGGCCCGGAGAAACTGCCGGGCGTGGCGCGTACCGCCGGCGCCCTGCTGCGGCGCATGCGCAGCGGCTGGGACGACGTGCGCGCCGAGGTGGAGCGCGAATTGCAGATCGAGGAAATCAAGCGCAACGCCCGCGAGGTCGCGGCGCGGGCGGAGGCGGCGCAGACGGAACTGGACGCCACGCTGCAGCAGGTGCGCGACATGCGGAACGCCGCGCCCGCGCGCGATGAAGCGGTGGCGGGCGAGGTGGCGCCCGCCACCGAAGCCACGGCCGCGGACGAGCCGGATAACGCCACCGGCGACCTGTTCGCCGGCATGGGCGGCCCGGCCACGACGGCACCGAAGGAACCGCCGCATGGCCACGCCTGA
- the tatA gene encoding twin-arginine translocase TatA/TatE family subunit — translation MSIWHLVILLVVVVVIFGTGKLRNIGSDLGNAMRDFKKGLSGDEDEAKRKEEADRLRADPPASPADKATQSQRDSSDSK, via the coding sequence ATGAGCATCTGGCATCTGGTAATCCTGCTGGTCGTGGTGGTGGTGATCTTCGGCACCGGCAAGCTGCGCAACATCGGCTCCGACCTGGGCAATGCCATGCGCGATTTCAAGAAAGGCCTCAGCGGCGACGAGGACGAGGCCAAGCGCAAGGAAGAAGCCGACCGGCTGCGCGCCGATCCGCCGGCTAGTCCTGCTGACAAGGCGACGCAGAGTCAGCGCGACTCCAGCGACTCGAAGTAA
- a CDS encoding lipid-binding SYLF domain-containing protein, whose product MLKTSVQRLLLTGLALLLPAMAAHAEDPPLVRATNAVRVMNDIMQAPDKAIPKDLLQNARAIAVIPDMIKAGFIFGGRRGEGLISVKGADGTWSNPSFITMTGGSVGFQAGVSSTDVILVFRTQRGVDSIVNGKFTLGADASAAAGPVGRTATAATDAQLKAEIYSYSRTRGLFAGVALDGSALRIDYDANAAVYGAGITPRRIFEGGVSNVPAPVVDFRDRLEEYTSR is encoded by the coding sequence ATGTTGAAGACATCCGTGCAACGTCTGCTGCTGACCGGCCTGGCCCTGCTGTTGCCGGCGATGGCCGCACACGCCGAGGATCCGCCGCTGGTACGCGCCACCAACGCCGTGCGCGTGATGAACGACATCATGCAGGCGCCGGACAAGGCGATCCCGAAGGATTTGCTGCAGAACGCCAGGGCGATCGCGGTGATCCCGGACATGATCAAGGCCGGCTTCATCTTCGGCGGCCGCCGCGGCGAAGGCCTGATCTCGGTGAAAGGCGCCGACGGCACCTGGTCCAATCCCAGCTTCATCACCATGACCGGCGGCAGCGTGGGTTTCCAGGCCGGCGTGTCGTCGACCGACGTGATCCTGGTGTTCCGCACCCAGCGCGGCGTGGACTCGATCGTCAACGGCAAGTTCACCCTCGGCGCCGACGCGTCGGCCGCGGCCGGCCCGGTCGGGCGTACCGCCACCGCCGCCACCGACGCGCAGTTGAAGGCCGAGATCTATTCCTACTCGCGCACCCGCGGCCTGTTCGCCGGGGTGGCGCTGGACGGTTCGGCGCTGCGTATCGACTATGATGCGAACGCGGCGGTGTATGGCGCGGGCATCACGCCGCGGCGCATCTTCGAGGGCGGCGTCAGCAACGTGCCGGCGCCCGTGGTCGACTTTCGCGACCGGCTCGAAGAGTACACTTCACGCTGA
- the hemH gene encoding ferrochelatase, translated as MPHSSNYTGVADHSDAPSVQSVQAAVLLVNLGTPTAPTAGAVRPYLAEFLGDSRVIDYPRWLWWLILHGVILRVRPRRSAHAYARIWNERGSPLRYGSEALAAGLQAELGRQRPGTLRVALAMRYGEPSVAHAIGQLQREGVRRLLVLPLYPQYSATSTGSVIDAVADAFKALRWPPELRIVNDYHDDPGHIDALATGIERWWTANGRGEKLLLSFHGIPERYVRLGDPYAEQCRRTAKLLRERLRLGEGEMIVSFQSRVGRERWLHPYTDATVRQLAADGVRKLDVACPGFAVDCLETLEEIAMQNRDFFTAAGGESLRYIPALNDSAEQVDSLAALVRRHLGGWPEAAA; from the coding sequence ATGCCACACAGCAGCAACTATACCGGCGTTGCCGACCATTCCGACGCGCCGTCCGTTCAGTCCGTTCAGGCAGCCGTGCTGCTGGTCAACCTGGGTACGCCGACCGCCCCCACCGCCGGCGCCGTGCGGCCGTATCTGGCTGAATTCCTGGGCGATTCGCGGGTGATCGACTACCCGCGCTGGCTGTGGTGGCTGATCCTGCACGGAGTGATCCTGCGCGTGCGGCCGCGACGCTCGGCGCATGCCTACGCACGGATCTGGAACGAACGCGGCTCGCCGCTGCGCTACGGCAGCGAGGCACTGGCGGCCGGCCTGCAGGCCGAGCTGGGCCGGCAGCGGCCCGGCACGCTACGGGTGGCGCTGGCGATGCGCTACGGCGAACCGTCGGTGGCGCATGCGATCGGGCAGCTGCAGCGCGAAGGCGTGCGCCGGCTGCTGGTGTTGCCGCTGTATCCGCAGTATTCGGCCACCTCCACCGGCTCGGTGATCGACGCGGTCGCCGACGCCTTCAAGGCGCTGCGCTGGCCGCCGGAGCTGCGCATCGTCAACGACTACCACGACGACCCCGGCCACATCGACGCGCTGGCGACCGGCATCGAGCGCTGGTGGACGGCGAACGGCCGCGGCGAAAAACTGCTGCTGTCGTTCCACGGCATTCCCGAGCGTTACGTGCGGCTCGGCGATCCCTACGCGGAACAATGCCGACGCACCGCGAAGCTGCTGCGCGAACGGCTGCGATTGGGCGAGGGCGAGATGATCGTCAGCTTCCAGTCGCGGGTGGGCCGCGAGCGCTGGCTGCACCCGTACACCGACGCCACCGTGCGCCAGCTGGCCGCCGATGGCGTGCGCAAACTCGACGTCGCCTGCCCCGGCTTCGCGGTGGACTGCCTGGAGACGCTGGAGGAAATCGCGATGCAGAACCGCGACTTCTTCACCGCCGCCGGCGGCGAGTCGCTGCGCTACATCCCCGCGCTGAACGACAGCGCCGAACAGGTGGACAGCCTCGCCGCGCTGGTGCGCCGGCACCTGGGCGGCTGGCCGGAAGCCGCGGCGTGA
- a CDS encoding alpha/beta hydrolase: MTTPVECRIALPHLELAAQVWGDETLPPLVALHGWLDNAGSFARLAPRLAARYRVIALDLPGHGHSGHLAVGASYHYLDYVQAVLAAADALRLDRYSLLGHSLGAGIAALVAAAAPERIERLLLIEGLGPLGDDGSHTLQRFRDALAPRGDNGKPLRIFRDVAQAVAARSMASGLPAELARPIVERGLVETDGGWRWRSDPRLTRPSAVRLAETQVHALLRGIAAPTALLLAQPATSYLPGAPMQARAGCVANIAVSHLGGGHHLHLEHPADVAAWIDAAT, translated from the coding sequence GTGACGACACCCGTCGAGTGCCGCATCGCGCTGCCGCACCTGGAACTGGCCGCGCAGGTCTGGGGCGACGAAACACTGCCGCCGCTGGTGGCTTTGCACGGCTGGCTCGACAATGCCGGCAGCTTCGCCCGGCTGGCGCCGCGGCTGGCTGCACGCTACCGGGTGATCGCACTGGACCTGCCCGGTCACGGCCACTCCGGTCATCTGGCCGTCGGCGCCAGCTATCACTATCTCGACTACGTGCAGGCCGTGCTGGCCGCGGCCGACGCGCTGCGGCTGGATCGCTACAGCCTGCTCGGCCACTCGCTGGGCGCAGGCATCGCCGCACTGGTCGCCGCCGCCGCGCCCGAGCGGATCGAACGGCTGCTGCTGATCGAAGGCCTTGGCCCGCTCGGCGACGACGGCTCGCACACGCTGCAGCGCTTCCGCGATGCGCTGGCGCCGCGTGGCGACAACGGCAAGCCGTTGCGGATATTCCGCGACGTCGCCCAGGCGGTCGCCGCACGCAGCATGGCCAGCGGCCTGCCCGCCGAACTGGCGCGGCCGATCGTCGAGCGCGGCCTGGTCGAAACCGATGGCGGCTGGCGCTGGCGCAGCGACCCGCGGCTGACCCGCCCCAGCGCCGTGCGCCTGGCCGAAACGCAGGTGCACGCGCTGCTGCGCGGCATCGCCGCGCCCACCGCCCTGCTGCTGGCGCAACCGGCCACCTCTTACCTGCCCGGCGCACCGATGCAGGCGCGCGCCGGGTGCGTGGCGAACATCGCCGTCAGCCATCTCGGCGGCGGCCATCACCTGCACCTGGAACACCCGGCCGACGTCGCCGCGTGGATCGACGCGGCGACGTGA
- a CDS encoding Zn-dependent hydrolase, which produces MVRRLLPVCLLLALAACSSSHDAPATAPVSKEELAPAPTGSAAVAPAASTDASASAAVRKHLADYATVKLSADLSKFDARQKKMIALLVEAADSMNALYWQQAWGDRDALLQKISDPAVREFAEINYGPWNRLDNDRPFVDGIGPRPAGAQFYPADMGKAEFEKSTLKDKTALYTLLRRDAQGQLISVPYHEAYKAELERAAGLLHQAAKLAKDPGFRKYLTLRADALLSDDYQASDFAWMDMKKNPVDIVIGPIETYEDQLYGYKASYESYVLIKDQAWSAKLARFAKYLPELQRGLPVADKYKAEKPGSDADLNAYFAIYYGGDANVGAKTIAINLPNDEQVQLKKGTRRLQLENVMQAKFDRIMLPIAKELIAEDQQGNLSFDAFFQNTMFHEVAHGLGIKNTLDGKGTVRKALKDQASSFEEGKADILGLYMVGKLAEKGELDKSKLMDNYVTFLAGILRSVRFGASDAHAKANMVRFNFFKQQGAFSRDENTGRYRVDFDKMTAAMNALSAKLLTIQGDGDYEAAKQLTDQMGAVDAELAGDLKRLDQAHIPVDIRFEQGLDVLGLKKP; this is translated from the coding sequence ATGGTCCGACGTCTGCTTCCCGTATGCCTGCTGCTGGCGCTGGCCGCCTGCTCCTCCAGCCACGACGCTCCCGCCACGGCACCGGTGTCGAAGGAGGAACTTGCCCCGGCGCCCACCGGCAGCGCGGCCGTGGCGCCGGCGGCGTCGACCGACGCCAGCGCCAGCGCGGCGGTGCGGAAGCACCTGGCCGACTACGCCACGGTGAAGCTCAGCGCCGACCTGTCGAAGTTCGACGCGAGGCAGAAGAAGATGATCGCGCTGCTGGTCGAGGCGGCCGACAGCATGAACGCGCTGTACTGGCAGCAGGCGTGGGGCGACCGGGATGCCCTGCTGCAGAAGATCAGCGACCCGGCCGTGCGCGAATTCGCCGAGATCAACTACGGCCCGTGGAACCGGCTGGACAACGACCGCCCGTTCGTCGACGGCATCGGTCCGCGCCCGGCCGGCGCGCAGTTCTACCCGGCCGACATGGGCAAGGCCGAGTTCGAGAAATCCACGCTGAAGGACAAGACCGCGCTGTACACCCTGCTGCGCCGCGACGCACAGGGCCAGTTGATCAGCGTGCCGTACCACGAAGCGTACAAGGCCGAGCTGGAGAGGGCCGCCGGCCTGCTGCACCAGGCGGCGAAACTGGCGAAGGATCCAGGCTTCAGGAAGTACCTCACGCTGCGCGCGGACGCGCTGCTGAGCGACGACTACCAGGCCAGCGATTTCGCCTGGATGGACATGAAGAAGAACCCGGTCGACATCGTGATCGGCCCGATCGAGACCTACGAAGACCAGCTGTACGGCTACAAGGCCAGCTACGAATCGTACGTGCTGATCAAGGACCAGGCCTGGAGCGCGAAGCTTGCGCGCTTCGCCAAATACCTGCCCGAGCTGCAGCGCGGCCTGCCGGTGGCCGACAAGTACAAGGCGGAAAAGCCCGGCTCCGATGCCGACCTCAACGCCTACTTCGCGATCTACTACGGCGGCGACGCCAATGTCGGCGCCAAGACCATCGCGATCAACCTGCCCAACGACGAGCAGGTGCAGCTGAAGAAGGGCACGCGCCGGCTGCAGCTGGAAAACGTGATGCAGGCGAAGTTCGACCGGATCATGCTGCCGATCGCGAAGGAGCTGATCGCCGAGGACCAGCAGGGCAACCTCAGCTTCGACGCGTTCTTCCAGAACACCATGTTCCACGAAGTGGCGCACGGGCTGGGCATCAAGAACACGCTGGACGGCAAGGGCACCGTGCGCAAGGCGCTGAAGGACCAGGCCTCCAGCTTCGAGGAAGGCAAGGCCGACATCCTCGGCCTGTACATGGTCGGCAAGCTGGCCGAGAAAGGCGAGCTGGACAAGTCGAAGCTGATGGACAACTACGTCACCTTCCTCGCCGGCATCCTGCGCTCGGTGCGCTTCGGCGCCAGCGACGCGCACGCCAAGGCGAACATGGTGCGCTTCAACTTCTTCAAGCAGCAGGGCGCGTTCAGCCGCGACGAAAACACCGGCCGCTACCGCGTCGACTTCGACAAGATGACCGCGGCGATGAACGCGCTGTCGGCCAAGCTGCTGACCATCCAGGGCGACGGCGACTACGAAGCCGCCAAGCAGCTCACCGACCAGATGGGCGCGGTCGACGCCGAACTGGCCGGCGACCTGAAGCGGCTCGACCAGGCGCATATCCCGGTCGACATCCGCTTCGAGCAGGGGCTCGACGTGCTGGGGTTGAAGAAGCCCTGA
- a CDS encoding TCR/Tet family MFS transporter, with product MDPSSTPAAPRHRAALAFIYVTVLLDMLAFGIIIPVLPHLIEQLAGGGIAKAAWWVGIFSTVFAIVQFVFSPVQGALSDRYGRRPVILISNLGLAVDFVVLALAPTLWLLFVARILLGMTAASFSTANAYIADITPKEKRAAAFGILGSAFGLGFIIGPGLGGFLGGIALRLPFWVAAGLALCNFLYGCFILPESLPKERRTSRLELHSAHPFGSLKLLRRYPQVLGLAVVLFLVYLAHYVLQTVFVLYADYRYHWGPQAVGYVLMLVGACDGFVQAVLTGKLAPRFGERRVLLAGMLFGVGAFLVMGVADVGWAFLFGIPLLALWGLAMPPIQSIMTQQVDPSEQGRLQGAIGSLGSFAGIFGPYLFAQVFALSIAPSSPIHLPGVAFVLSAALMLVGMLIAARVTRNLPATARPQPIEAGPAVFPGDLPPLATAHRSEPLHPPQEDHP from the coding sequence ATGGACCCGTCGTCGACTCCCGCCGCACCACGCCACCGTGCCGCGCTGGCCTTCATCTATGTCACCGTGCTGCTGGACATGCTGGCGTTCGGCATCATCATCCCGGTGCTGCCGCACCTGATCGAGCAGCTGGCCGGCGGCGGCATCGCGAAGGCGGCGTGGTGGGTAGGCATCTTCAGTACGGTGTTCGCGATCGTGCAGTTCGTGTTCTCGCCGGTGCAGGGCGCGCTGTCGGACCGCTATGGCCGGCGCCCGGTGATCCTGATCTCCAACCTGGGCCTGGCGGTGGACTTCGTGGTGCTGGCGCTGGCGCCCACGCTGTGGCTGCTGTTCGTGGCGCGCATCCTGCTCGGCATGACCGCGGCCAGCTTCAGCACCGCCAATGCCTATATCGCCGACATCACCCCGAAGGAGAAGCGCGCCGCCGCGTTCGGCATCCTCGGCAGTGCGTTCGGCCTCGGCTTCATCATCGGGCCCGGCCTCGGCGGTTTCCTCGGCGGCATCGCGCTGCGGCTGCCGTTCTGGGTGGCCGCCGGCCTGGCGCTGTGCAACTTCCTGTACGGCTGTTTCATCCTGCCCGAGTCGCTGCCGAAGGAACGCCGCACCAGCCGGCTCGAACTGCACAGCGCACATCCGTTCGGCTCGCTGAAGCTGCTGCGCCGCTACCCGCAGGTGCTCGGCCTGGCGGTGGTGCTGTTCCTGGTCTACCTGGCGCACTACGTACTGCAGACGGTATTCGTGCTGTACGCGGATTACCGCTACCACTGGGGCCCGCAGGCGGTCGGCTACGTGCTGATGCTGGTCGGCGCCTGCGACGGTTTCGTGCAGGCGGTGCTCACCGGCAAGCTGGCGCCGCGCTTCGGCGAGCGTCGCGTGCTGCTGGCCGGCATGCTGTTCGGCGTCGGCGCGTTCCTGGTGATGGGCGTCGCCGACGTCGGCTGGGCGTTCCTGTTCGGCATCCCGCTGCTGGCGCTGTGGGGGCTGGCGATGCCGCCGATCCAGTCGATCATGACGCAGCAGGTCGACCCGTCCGAGCAAGGCCGGCTGCAGGGTGCGATCGGCAGCCTCGGCAGTTTCGCCGGCATCTTCGGCCCGTACCTGTTCGCCCAGGTCTTCGCCCTGTCGATCGCGCCGTCTTCGCCCATCCACCTGCCCGGTGTAGCCTTCGTGCTTTCCGCGGCGTTGATGCTGGTCGGCATGCTGATCGCGGCCCGGGTCACCCGCAACCTGCCGGCCACCGCCCGGCCCCAGCCCATCGAGGCCGGCCCCGCCGTGTTCCCCGGCGACCTGCCCCCGCTCGCCACCGCCCATCGATCCGAACCCCTTCATCCACCACAGGAAGATCACCCATGA
- a CDS encoding DUF1993 domain-containing protein, translated as MTISMYQVAVPVFVRALGNLAHVLKKGEEHAKSKNVSDEVLLQTRLIPDMLPLIKQIQIACDMATRGTARLAGVEPQSFEDNETTLEQAYSRIERSIEYIKSFKPEQIDGSETRAIHLKMRNGEMNFEGQAYLLHFTLPNLFFHCTTAYDILREAGTDIGKSDFIGQA; from the coding sequence ATGACCATCTCGATGTACCAGGTCGCCGTTCCCGTTTTCGTCCGCGCGCTGGGCAACCTCGCCCACGTGCTGAAAAAGGGCGAGGAACATGCAAAGTCGAAGAACGTCAGCGACGAAGTGCTGCTGCAGACCCGGCTGATCCCCGACATGCTGCCGCTGATCAAGCAGATCCAGATCGCCTGCGACATGGCCACCCGCGGCACCGCCCGCCTGGCCGGCGTGGAGCCGCAGAGCTTCGAGGACAACGAGACCACGCTGGAGCAGGCCTACAGCCGCATCGAGCGCTCGATCGAGTACATCAAGAGCTTCAAGCCGGAGCAGATCGACGGCAGCGAAACCCGCGCGATCCACCTGAAGATGCGCAACGGCGAAATGAACTTCGAAGGCCAGGCCTACCTGCTGCACTTCACCCTGCCGAACCTGTTCTTCCACTGCACCACCGCCTACGACATCCTGCGCGAGGCCGGCACCGACATCGGCAAGTCCGACTTCATCGGCCAGGCCTGA
- a CDS encoding NAD(P)/FAD-dependent oxidoreductase, with the protein MLRLTDLKLPLDHGEAALTAAILKRLDIEAAALTGYSIARRGYDARKRGAIVLIYALDIDTPREAELLRRFADDPHVQPTPDTGYHFVAKAPPRMEHRPLVIGFGPCGLFAGLILAQMGFRPIILDRGKQVRERTKDTWDLWRKRQLHPESNVQFGEGGAGTFSDGKLHSQIRDPLHHGRKVLTEFVKAGAPEEILYVSKPHIGTFRLVTMVENMRATIESLGGEIRFSQRVDDLLLEPCADGQRQIRGVTLASGEQIRADHVVLALGHSARDTFEMLHARGVYLEAKPFSIGFRIEHPQSVIDRARFGPQAGHPILGAADYKLVHHGKGNQGGRGRSVYSFCMCPGGTVVAAASEPGRVVTNGMSQYSRNERNANAAVVVGIDPPDFAPYDASGSPLAGIALQRALESHAYVLGGENYSAPAQLVGDFLAGRASREFGDVQPSYKPGVTLGSLDSALPDYAIAAIREALPAFERQIRGYAMHDAILTGVETRTSSPVRIKRDDSLQSLNTRGLYPAGEGAGYAGGILSAAVDGIEIAEAVALSMMEG; encoded by the coding sequence ATGCTGCGACTGACCGACCTCAAGCTGCCGCTCGATCACGGCGAGGCCGCGCTCACCGCCGCGATCCTCAAGCGGCTGGACATCGAAGCCGCCGCGCTCACCGGCTACAGCATCGCCCGGCGCGGCTACGACGCGCGCAAGCGCGGCGCGATCGTGCTGATCTACGCACTGGACATCGACACCCCGCGCGAAGCGGAACTGCTGCGACGCTTCGCCGACGATCCGCACGTGCAACCCACGCCGGACACCGGCTACCACTTCGTGGCCAAGGCCCCGCCACGCATGGAACACCGGCCGCTGGTGATCGGCTTCGGCCCGTGCGGGCTGTTCGCCGGGTTGATCCTGGCGCAGATGGGCTTCCGCCCGATCATCCTCGACCGCGGCAAGCAAGTGCGCGAGCGCACGAAGGACACCTGGGACCTGTGGCGCAAGCGCCAGCTGCATCCCGAGTCGAACGTGCAGTTCGGCGAGGGCGGCGCCGGCACGTTTTCCGACGGCAAGCTGCACAGCCAGATCCGCGACCCGCTGCATCATGGCCGCAAGGTGCTGACCGAGTTCGTCAAGGCCGGCGCGCCGGAGGAAATCCTCTACGTCAGCAAGCCGCACATCGGCACGTTCCGGCTGGTGACGATGGTGGAGAACATGCGCGCCACGATCGAGTCGCTGGGCGGCGAGATCCGCTTCAGCCAGCGCGTCGATGATCTGTTGCTGGAACCGTGCGCGGATGGCCAGCGGCAGATCCGCGGCGTGACCCTGGCCAGCGGCGAGCAGATCCGTGCCGATCATGTGGTGCTCGCGCTCGGCCACAGCGCGCGCGACACCTTCGAGATGCTGCACGCGCGCGGCGTGTACCTGGAAGCCAAGCCATTCTCGATCGGCTTCCGCATCGAACACCCGCAATCGGTGATCGACCGCGCCCGCTTCGGTCCGCAGGCCGGCCACCCGATCCTCGGTGCGGCCGACTACAAGCTGGTGCATCACGGCAAAGGAAATCAGGGCGGACGCGGGCGCTCGGTGTACAGCTTCTGCATGTGCCCCGGCGGCACCGTGGTCGCCGCCGCCAGCGAGCCCGGCCGCGTGGTCACCAACGGCATGAGCCAGTACTCGCGCAACGAGCGCAATGCGAACGCCGCGGTGGTGGTCGGCATCGACCCGCCTGATTTCGCGCCGTACGACGCCAGCGGCAGCCCGCTCGCCGGCATCGCGCTGCAGCGCGCGCTGGAAAGCCACGCCTACGTGCTCGGCGGCGAAAACTACAGCGCCCCCGCGCAACTGGTCGGCGATTTCCTGGCTGGCCGCGCCTCGCGCGAATTCGGCGACGTGCAGCCTTCCTACAAGCCCGGCGTCACGCTGGGCAGCCTCGACAGCGCCCTGCCCGACTACGCGATCGCCGCCATCCGCGAGGCGCTGCCCGCGTTCGAGCGGCAGATCAGGGGCTACGCGATGCACGACGCGATCCTTACCGGTGTGGAGACGCGCACCTCATCGCCGGTGCGCATCAAGCGCGACGACAGCCTGCAAAGCCTCAACACCCGCGGCCTGTACCCCGCCGGCGAAGGCGCCGGCTACGCCGGCGGCATCCTTTCGGCCGCAGTGGACGGCATCGAGATCGCCGAGGCGGTGGCGCTGAGCATGATGGAAGGCTGA
- a CDS encoding helix-turn-helix domain-containing protein, with protein sequence MSSYGDFEAIMFIRTPQDIGALLREHRQKAGLDQAELARRIGVSRQWVVEVERGKPRAEIGLVLRALNALDTPLQVGLTPSFGGIADAPDIDIDAIVDSARLP encoded by the coding sequence ATGTCGTCGTACGGCGACTTCGAGGCCATCATGTTCATCCGGACCCCGCAGGATATTGGTGCATTGCTGCGCGAGCATCGCCAGAAGGCCGGGCTTGATCAGGCCGAACTGGCCCGACGCATCGGTGTCAGCCGGCAATGGGTGGTGGAAGTCGAGCGCGGCAAGCCGCGCGCGGAAATCGGCCTGGTATTGCGCGCACTCAATGCACTCGATACGCCACTGCAGGTCGGTTTGACCCCATCCTTCGGCGGCATTGCCGACGCGCCGGACATCGACATCGACGCCATCGTCGACTCGGCCCGGCTGCCGTGA
- a CDS encoding type II toxin-antitoxin system HipA family toxin — MTTHPLIAVMNGAVIGTITRERTGRLRFDYADDWRQRPDAIPLSLSMPLVRAGHPHAVVDAFLWGLLPDNEQTLARWASRLRVSARNAYGLLAHIGEDCAGAVQFVPADRLGALQNPVVDDIGWLDEAEIGERLRALRQDPSATRRATDHGQFSLAGAQPKTALLLRDGRWGVPAGRTPTTHILKPPTGAFDGHAENEHFCLALARRLGLPVAHSEVRQFDGEPAIVVARFDRIEQQGQLLRVHQEDLCQALAVPPTRKYQSDGGPGPVAIAEVLRTHSSAPSRDVDTFIDALAFNWLIAGTNAHAKNYALLFGSGGRIRLAPLYDLGSALPYPALRQDKLAMAMKIGNTYRLRDIRRHHWETLLRDLRVNADAALARIAGMAAALPDHADELARSMQREGLTHPILDQLPSLLADSAREKLSRLVQPPANP; from the coding sequence ATGACGACCCACCCGCTGATCGCCGTGATGAACGGCGCGGTCATCGGCACGATCACCCGCGAGCGCACCGGTCGTCTGCGTTTTGATTACGCCGACGACTGGCGCCAGCGTCCGGATGCGATTCCATTGTCGTTGTCGATGCCGCTGGTGCGTGCCGGACACCCGCACGCCGTCGTCGACGCCTTCCTGTGGGGTCTGCTGCCGGACAACGAGCAGACCTTGGCGCGCTGGGCCAGCCGTCTCCGCGTCTCCGCGCGCAATGCGTACGGCCTGCTGGCGCACATCGGAGAAGATTGCGCCGGTGCGGTGCAATTCGTGCCGGCGGATCGCCTGGGTGCACTGCAGAATCCGGTTGTCGATGACATCGGCTGGCTGGACGAAGCCGAGATCGGAGAGCGACTTCGTGCCTTGCGCCAGGACCCCTCGGCCACCCGGCGCGCCACCGACCATGGCCAGTTCAGCCTCGCTGGCGCGCAACCAAAGACGGCGCTGCTGCTGCGCGATGGCCGCTGGGGCGTGCCGGCCGGCCGCACACCGACCACGCATATCCTGAAGCCACCCACCGGCGCGTTTGACGGCCACGCCGAAAACGAACACTTCTGCCTCGCCCTGGCGCGCCGGCTCGGCCTGCCGGTGGCGCATTCCGAAGTGCGGCAATTCGATGGCGAACCCGCCATCGTGGTCGCCCGTTTCGACCGCATCGAACAGCAGGGCCAGCTGCTGCGCGTGCATCAGGAAGACCTGTGCCAGGCACTCGCCGTGCCGCCCACGCGCAAGTACCAGAGCGATGGCGGTCCCGGCCCGGTCGCGATTGCCGAGGTGCTGCGCACCCATTCCAGCGCGCCGAGCCGCGACGTGGACACCTTCATCGACGCACTGGCCTTCAACTGGCTGATCGCCGGCACCAATGCGCACGCGAAGAACTACGCCCTGCTGTTCGGCAGCGGCGGCCGCATCCGTCTGGCGCCGCTGTACGACCTCGGCAGTGCCTTGCCGTACCCGGCGCTACGTCAGGACAAGCTGGCGATGGCGATGAAGATCGGCAACACCTACCGCCTGCGCGACATCCGCCGGCACCACTGGGAAACCCTGCTGCGCGATCTTCGGGTGAATGCTGACGCCGCGCTGGCGCGCATCGCCGGCATGGCTGCAGCCCTGCCTGACCATGCCGACGAACTCGCCCGCAGCATGCAGCGCGAAGGCCTCACCCACCCGATCCTCGATCAGTTGCCCTCGTTGCTGGCAGACAGCGCGCGCGAAAAATTGAGCCGGCTTGTCCAGCCACCGGCCAACCCGTAG